The Kaustia mangrovi genome has a segment encoding these proteins:
- a CDS encoding HpcH/HpaI aldolase/citrate lyase family protein, protein MKLPSRYYKPLAIGAPAPFSEPPVTLERMIHFVPPHLEKVRAKVPDLISRVDVVLGNLEDAIPADAKDEARRGLIEMGRANDFGGTGLWARINCLNSPWVLDDITGLVGEIGDKLDVIMLPKVEGPWDIHYLDQLLAQLEARHGISRPIMIHAILETAEGVNNVGAIASASPRMHGMSLGPADLAASRRMKTTRVGGGHPAYGVLADPSDEADAPRAFAQQDLWHYTIARMVDACAANGIKPFYGPFGDFSDPEACETQFRNAFLMGCVGAWSLHPNQIDIAKRVFSPDPEEVRFAARIIEAMPDGTGAVMLDGKMQDDATWKQARVIVDLARQVAAKDPGLAEAYGLAS, encoded by the coding sequence ATGAAGCTTCCCTCGCGCTATTACAAGCCGCTCGCCATCGGCGCGCCCGCGCCCTTTTCCGAGCCGCCGGTGACGCTCGAGCGCATGATCCACTTCGTGCCGCCGCATCTGGAGAAGGTGCGCGCCAAGGTCCCGGACCTCATTTCCCGCGTCGACGTGGTGCTCGGCAATCTGGAGGACGCGATCCCGGCGGACGCCAAGGACGAGGCCCGCCGCGGGCTGATCGAGATGGGCCGTGCCAACGATTTCGGCGGCACCGGGCTGTGGGCGCGCATCAACTGCCTGAACAGCCCCTGGGTGCTCGACGACATTACCGGGCTCGTCGGCGAGATCGGCGACAAGCTCGACGTGATCATGCTGCCCAAGGTCGAGGGTCCGTGGGACATCCACTATCTCGACCAGCTGCTCGCCCAGCTCGAGGCACGCCACGGCATCTCGCGGCCGATCATGATCCACGCCATCCTGGAGACGGCGGAGGGGGTCAACAATGTCGGCGCCATTGCGAGCGCCAGCCCGCGCATGCACGGCATGAGCCTCGGCCCCGCCGACCTCGCGGCCTCCCGGCGCATGAAGACGACCCGCGTCGGCGGCGGCCACCCCGCCTATGGCGTGCTTGCCGACCCGTCGGACGAGGCGGACGCCCCGCGCGCCTTCGCCCAGCAGGATCTGTGGCACTACACCATCGCGCGCATGGTCGATGCCTGCGCGGCCAACGGCATCAAGCCGTTCTACGGCCCGTTCGGCGATTTCTCCGACCCGGAGGCCTGCGAGACGCAGTTCCGCAACGCCTTCCTGATGGGCTGCGTCGGCGCCTGGTCGCTGCATCCCAATCAGATCGACATCGCCAAGCGCGTCTTCAGCCCGGACCCGGAAGAGGTCCGCTTCGCCGCCCGCATCATCGAGGCCATGCCCGACGGCACCGGCGCGGTGATGCTCGACGGCAAGATGCAGGACGACGCGACCTGGAAGCAGGCCCGCGTGATCGTCGATCTGGCCCGCCAGGTCGCCGCCAAGGATCCGGGCCTTGCCGAAGCCTACGGGCTCGCCTCATGA
- a CDS encoding AEC family transporter, with product MGAIINLALPFFGLILLGYIAARMLDIEEKGLAWLNALVVYLCVPALIFQTVANAPFEKLANWQFILATTLSTYLVYLTAFAVAVYVLGQEISRGAIQGAAASYGNVGYIGLPLCVTAFGPEATVPAALIFCFDSILQFTATPLIVAFGVRQQNQDVTMRQVGRQIVRTIFTHPFIVATLAGILASALSLDLPGAIDNLLEMLVGGAAPAALFALGVTLALRRFTAIGREFPVLVILKTIVHPVLVFILVGAIASVDVIWLHVALLMAALPTAANVFVLATQFRSYVEGASSTILVTTIVAAGTIPALLYLMESNLLP from the coding sequence GTGGGCGCGATCATCAATCTCGCATTGCCGTTCTTCGGGCTCATCCTGCTCGGCTACATCGCCGCGCGGATGCTCGATATCGAGGAGAAGGGGCTCGCCTGGCTCAATGCGCTGGTCGTCTATCTGTGCGTGCCGGCGCTGATCTTCCAGACGGTGGCCAACGCGCCCTTCGAGAAGCTCGCCAACTGGCAGTTCATCCTGGCGACGACCCTGTCGACCTATCTCGTCTATCTCACCGCCTTCGCGGTCGCCGTCTATGTTCTCGGCCAGGAGATCTCGCGCGGGGCCATACAGGGGGCGGCGGCAAGCTACGGCAATGTGGGCTATATTGGCCTGCCGCTCTGCGTGACGGCCTTCGGGCCGGAGGCGACGGTGCCGGCCGCGCTCATCTTCTGCTTCGACAGCATCCTCCAGTTCACCGCGACACCGCTCATCGTTGCCTTCGGGGTGCGCCAGCAGAACCAGGACGTGACCATGCGGCAGGTGGGCCGGCAGATCGTGCGCACGATCTTCACCCACCCCTTCATCGTCGCCACGCTGGCCGGCATCCTGGCATCCGCCCTGTCGCTCGACCTGCCGGGGGCCATCGACAATCTTCTGGAGATGCTGGTCGGCGGCGCGGCGCCGGCGGCGCTCTTCGCGCTCGGCGTCACCCTCGCGCTGAGGCGCTTCACGGCGATCGGCCGGGAGTTCCCGGTTCTCGTGATCCTGAAGACGATTGTCCATCCCGTGCTCGTCTTCATCCTGGTCGGCGCCATCGCGTCGGTCGACGTGATCTGGCTCCATGTGGCGCTCCTCATGGCGGCCCTGCCGACGGCGGCGAATGTGTTCGTGCTCGCGACCCAGTTCCGCAGCTATGTGGAAGGGGCGTCCAGCACGATCCTCGTGACAACAATCGTCGCGGCAGGCACGATCCCCGCATTGCTCTACTTGATGGAGAGCAATCTGCTGCCGTAA
- a CDS encoding CaiB/BaiF CoA transferase family protein, which produces MSSQRVQPLTGFRVLDFTTLLPGPMAGLMLAEAGADVVKIERPGTGEEMRHYAPRWGRESISFAMLNRGKKSLAIDLKDRQALSLLEPLIAEADILIEQFRPGVMERLGLGYGAVARLNPRIVYCSITGYGQEGPKADAAGHDLNYIGDAGLLGLGMGPAEAPVVPPVLAADLAGGSYPAVVNILLALFQRERTGHGTHLDIAMTDNLFMLMSWALGEGAATGHWPGNGDSLLTGGSPRYQIYPTADGRFVAAAPLEQKFWDAFCRLIELPDPLCDDSRDPQATIAAVRGIVAGRDAAHWRRVFYQEDCCCSIVATLEEAVRDGHFRARGLFSHMLENEEGEHVPALPVSIAPQFRDDPARPKSAPSLGGHNDEFLK; this is translated from the coding sequence ATGAGTTCACAGCGCGTACAGCCCCTGACCGGTTTCCGGGTGCTCGACTTCACGACCCTCCTGCCGGGCCCCATGGCCGGCCTCATGCTTGCGGAGGCGGGGGCGGACGTGGTGAAGATCGAACGGCCGGGCACGGGCGAGGAGATGCGCCACTACGCGCCGCGCTGGGGCCGCGAGTCGATCAGCTTCGCCATGCTGAACCGGGGCAAGAAGAGCCTCGCCATCGACCTGAAGGACCGCCAGGCGCTCTCGCTTCTCGAACCTCTGATCGCGGAAGCCGATATCCTGATCGAGCAGTTCCGCCCCGGCGTCATGGAGCGGCTGGGCCTCGGCTACGGCGCGGTGGCTCGCCTCAATCCGCGCATCGTCTATTGCTCGATCACGGGCTACGGCCAGGAGGGGCCGAAGGCCGACGCTGCGGGCCACGATCTCAACTATATCGGCGATGCGGGGCTTCTGGGGCTCGGCATGGGGCCGGCGGAGGCGCCCGTCGTGCCGCCGGTGCTCGCCGCCGACCTCGCGGGCGGCAGCTATCCCGCGGTCGTCAATATCCTGCTGGCGCTCTTCCAGCGCGAACGCACCGGTCACGGCACCCATCTCGACATCGCCATGACCGACAATCTCTTCATGCTGATGAGCTGGGCGCTGGGCGAAGGCGCGGCGACCGGCCACTGGCCGGGCAATGGCGACAGCCTCCTGACCGGCGGTTCGCCGCGCTACCAGATCTATCCGACTGCCGACGGCCGCTTCGTGGCCGCCGCGCCGCTCGAACAGAAGTTCTGGGACGCCTTCTGCCGCCTGATCGAGCTGCCGGACCCCCTGTGCGACGACAGCCGCGATCCGCAGGCCACCATCGCGGCGGTGCGCGGGATCGTCGCCGGGCGCGATGCGGCCCACTGGCGGCGCGTCTTCTATCAGGAGGATTGCTGCTGCTCTATCGTGGCGACGCTGGAGGAGGCGGTGCGCGACGGCCACTTCCGCGCCCGCGGCCTGTTCTCCCACATGCTGGAGAACGAGGAGGGCGAGCATGTCCCGGCCCTTCCGGTCTCCATCGCCCCGCAGTTCCGCGACGATCCGGCGCGGCCCAAATCGGCGCCGTCGCTCGGCGGGCACAATGACGAGTTCCTGAAATAG
- a CDS encoding hydroxypyruvate isomerase family protein, producing the protein MRISANLGFLFREHGLPDAIRAAKATGFDAVECHWPYEEDPAAIRAALAETGLAMLGLNTIRGHREGEVGLSALPGREADARAAIDQAIGYAQEIGCRNVHVMAGITDDAAAFDTFVGNLAHAARRAEEAGVDLLIEPLNRRDTPGYVLAHTDLAMTLIEAVGSDRLRIMFDCYHMQIMQGDLVSTIRALLPHIGHIQFAAVPDRTEPDAGEVDYGWLLPAIRDLGYEGWFGAEYRPERGDFAWLETFKARGI; encoded by the coding sequence ATGCGGATTTCGGCCAATCTCGGCTTCCTGTTCCGCGAGCACGGCCTGCCGGACGCCATCCGTGCGGCGAAGGCGACGGGCTTCGACGCGGTGGAGTGCCACTGGCCCTATGAGGAGGACCCGGCGGCGATCCGGGCCGCCCTCGCCGAGACGGGTCTTGCCATGCTGGGGCTCAACACCATTCGCGGCCACCGCGAGGGCGAGGTCGGGCTCTCCGCCCTGCCCGGCCGGGAGGCGGATGCGCGCGCCGCCATCGACCAGGCCATCGGCTACGCGCAGGAGATCGGCTGCCGCAACGTTCACGTCATGGCCGGGATCACCGACGACGCGGCCGCCTTCGACACCTTCGTCGGCAATCTCGCCCATGCCGCCCGGCGCGCCGAGGAGGCCGGCGTCGACCTCCTCATCGAGCCGTTGAACCGGCGCGACACGCCGGGCTACGTCCTCGCCCATACCGATCTCGCCATGACGCTCATCGAGGCGGTCGGCTCGGATCGCCTCCGCATCATGTTCGACTGCTATCACATGCAGATCATGCAGGGCGATCTAGTCTCCACGATCCGTGCTCTCCTGCCCCATATCGGCCATATCCAGTTCGCCGCCGTTCCCGACCGCACCGAGCCCGATGCCGGCGAGGTCGACTATGGCTGGCTCCTGCCGGCGATCCGGGATCTGGGATACGAAGGCTGGTTCGGTGCCGAATACCGCCCCGAACGCGGCGATTTCGCCTGGCTCGAGACGTTCAAGGCGCGCGGGATTTAG
- a CDS encoding aldolase — MSEETERREELCRLARSLFDRGLTNGSSGNISLRLPDGGLLVTPTGSSLGALDPARLSRFDASGRHIEGDRPTKEMPLHEAFYAKRGGRTGAVVHLHSTHSVAVSMLPDIDPNCVFAPLTAYSVMRLGKVALLPYFRPGDPEMGHAVRGLAAKRSAVLLANHGPVVAAKDLEAAIYAMEELEEVAKLTLLTRTLAPRILDDAQVKDLVAHFDIEWED, encoded by the coding sequence GTGAGCGAGGAGACCGAACGCCGCGAGGAGCTGTGCCGGCTCGCCCGCTCGCTCTTCGACCGGGGGCTGACCAATGGCAGCTCGGGCAACATCTCGCTCAGGCTGCCCGATGGCGGCCTCCTCGTCACGCCGACGGGCTCCTCGCTCGGCGCGCTCGACCCGGCGCGGCTTTCCCGCTTCGATGCCTCGGGCCGGCACATCGAGGGCGACAGGCCGACCAAGGAAATGCCGCTTCACGAGGCCTTCTACGCCAAGCGCGGGGGTCGGACAGGCGCGGTCGTCCACCTGCATTCCACCCATTCCGTCGCCGTCTCCATGCTGCCCGACATCGACCCCAATTGCGTGTTCGCGCCGCTGACGGCCTATTCGGTCATGCGGCTCGGCAAGGTGGCCCTCCTGCCCTATTTCCGCCCCGGCGATCCGGAGATGGGCCATGCGGTGCGCGGCCTCGCGGCCAAGCGTTCCGCCGTCCTGCTCGCCAATCACGGGCCCGTCGTCGCGGCCAAGGATCTGGAGGCCGCGATCTATGCCATGGAGGAGCTGGAGGAAGTGGCGAAGCTCACTCTCCTCACCCGCACGCTCGCGCCCCGGATCCTCGACGATGCACAGGTGAAGGACCTCGTCGCGCATTTCGACATCGAATGGGAGGACTGA
- the otnK gene encoding 3-oxo-tetronate kinase, whose amino-acid sequence MLLGCIGDDFTGSSDLANMLAKGGMRVTQYNGIPDTPAEPHVEAGVVALKSRTIPAADAVDQSLAALRWLRAQGCRQYLFKYCSTFDSTPEGNIGPVLDALSEALDAPRAVVCPAFPATGRSVYQGHLFVFDRLLSESGMEAHPLTPMTDPDIRRWLARQSRLPVGHVAYGDIVEGADAIAAALDRETAAGARHIVTDAVTDGDLMETGRALRGDALLSGGSGIALGLPRNFREDGLLREGGQDWSGAAGTVAALCGSCSKASREQIAVHARDHPAMEAAARDILSGSLAAEDAAAWILDHRAEDTVPLVYSSADPQEVARAQEEYGREHTAAAIEAFFARTATLLAGAGLRRLIVAGGETSGAVVSGLAIPAFEIGPEIDPGVPALKVAGGDLAMALKSGNFGAPDFFAKAARILAGQSQGGQS is encoded by the coding sequence ATGCTGCTCGGCTGTATCGGGGACGATTTCACAGGCTCGTCCGACCTCGCCAACATGCTCGCCAAAGGCGGCATGCGGGTCACACAATATAACGGCATCCCGGACACCCCCGCGGAGCCCCATGTGGAGGCCGGCGTCGTCGCGCTGAAATCGCGCACGATCCCGGCAGCCGACGCCGTGGACCAGTCGCTCGCCGCGCTCCGGTGGCTGAGGGCGCAGGGCTGCCGGCAATATCTCTTCAAATACTGCTCGACCTTCGATTCGACGCCCGAGGGCAATATCGGCCCCGTGCTCGATGCCCTGTCGGAGGCTCTCGACGCACCCCGGGCGGTCGTCTGCCCGGCCTTCCCGGCGACCGGGCGGTCGGTCTATCAGGGCCATCTCTTCGTCTTCGACCGCTTGCTGAGCGAATCCGGCATGGAGGCGCATCCGCTCACCCCGATGACCGATCCCGACATCAGGCGCTGGCTCGCGCGCCAGTCGCGCCTGCCCGTCGGCCATGTCGCCTATGGCGATATCGTGGAGGGCGCGGACGCCATCGCCGCCGCGCTCGACCGGGAGACGGCGGCGGGCGCGCGCCACATCGTCACCGACGCGGTGACCGACGGCGATCTCATGGAGACCGGCCGGGCGCTGCGCGGCGACGCGCTCCTGAGCGGCGGTTCGGGCATCGCGCTCGGCCTGCCCCGCAACTTCCGCGAGGACGGGCTGCTGCGGGAGGGCGGGCAAGACTGGTCCGGCGCAGCGGGCACCGTCGCCGCGCTGTGCGGCTCGTGCTCGAAGGCCAGCCGCGAGCAGATCGCCGTCCATGCGCGCGACCATCCGGCGATGGAGGCGGCCGCGCGCGACATCCTCTCCGGCAGCCTCGCGGCGGAGGATGCCGCCGCCTGGATCCTCGACCACCGCGCGGAGGACACCGTTCCGCTCGTCTATTCCTCCGCCGACCCGCAGGAAGTCGCCCGCGCCCAGGAGGAGTATGGCCGGGAGCACACGGCGGCCGCCATCGAGGCCTTCTTCGCCCGCACCGCGACACTTCTGGCCGGCGCCGGCCTCCGCCGCCTGATCGTCGCGGGCGGCGAGACCTCCGGCGCGGTCGTCTCGGGGCTCGCCATTCCCGCCTTCGAGATCGGCCCGGAAATCGATCCCGGCGTGCCGGCGCTCAAGGTGGCGGGCGGCGATCTCGCAATGGCCCTCAAATCGGGGAATTTCGGCGCACCGGACTTCTTCGCCAAGGCGGCCCGCATCCTGGCCGGGCAATCGCAGGGAGGACAGTCGTGA
- a CDS encoding FAD-dependent monooxygenase, producing MAGAPSVRLRPLWRLRLLDETNRFVTASPITFDAHELGEEPFGWNIPNEPLVTALADRMIGLGTVAIPSSAPVAALETGTAAVTLSTRDGVSCSAGLVVAADGRQSTCRSAAGIKTLSWAYDQAAIATSFAHELPHDDVSTEHHRPGGPLTTVPLPGNWSSLVWMEPPQEVERLMALSPTAFARTLARALGGDLGAVSQVGPRRAFPATTVVARAFAKSRVMLVGEAAHVSPPIGAQGLNMGLRDAALAAELVEAALQQGLDPGGEATLAAFDRRRRRDVLPRQLTVDLMNRTLLSGFMPAHAMRAAGVFALSSLGPLRRLVMREGLGPTADMPKAMRG from the coding sequence GTGGCCGGCGCCCCTTCAGTCCGTCTCCGCCCCCTGTGGCGGCTGCGGCTCCTCGACGAGACGAACCGATTCGTCACCGCCTCCCCCATCACCTTCGATGCCCATGAGCTCGGCGAAGAGCCCTTCGGCTGGAACATCCCGAACGAACCGCTGGTGACGGCGCTCGCCGACCGGATGATCGGGCTTGGCACGGTCGCCATCCCCTCCTCCGCCCCCGTCGCGGCGCTGGAGACGGGAACTGCGGCCGTCACGCTCAGCACGCGCGACGGAGTGTCCTGCTCCGCCGGCCTCGTCGTCGCCGCGGACGGCCGCCAGTCCACCTGCCGTTCCGCCGCCGGTATCAAGACGCTGAGCTGGGCCTACGACCAGGCGGCCATCGCCACGAGCTTCGCCCACGAGCTGCCCCATGACGACGTCTCCACCGAGCACCACCGGCCGGGCGGGCCACTCACCACCGTGCCTCTGCCCGGCAACTGGTCGAGTCTCGTCTGGATGGAGCCGCCGCAGGAGGTGGAGCGGCTGATGGCGCTCTCGCCCACGGCCTTCGCGCGCACGCTCGCCCGCGCGCTTGGCGGCGATCTCGGCGCGGTCTCGCAGGTCGGCCCGCGCCGCGCCTTCCCGGCCACCACCGTCGTCGCGCGCGCCTTCGCGAAATCCCGCGTCATGCTGGTCGGCGAGGCCGCCCATGTCTCCCCGCCCATCGGGGCCCAGGGGCTCAATATGGGACTGCGCGACGCCGCGCTCGCCGCCGAGCTCGTCGAGGCCGCCCTCCAGCAGGGACTCGATCCGGGGGGCGAGGCGACGCTTGCCGCATTCGACCGCCGGCGCCGGCGCGACGTGCTGCCCCGCCAGCTCACCGTCGACCTCATGAACAGGACGCTTCTGTCGGGCTTCATGCCCGCCCATGCCATGCGGGCGGCGGGTGTCTTCGCGCTGTCCTCGCTCGGGCCCCTGCGCCGGCTCGTCATGCGCGAGGGGCTGGGCCCCACCGCGGACATGCCGAAGGCCATGCGCGGCTGA
- a CDS encoding DUF2182 domain-containing protein — MSLENGLRRIVWRPQFAVWGAVGLLAGAAWVYLAFAAAALDPAFMGGAASLFPDWTAMVAALCRVDPAAGVAGAAATGFVMWAAMCLAMMLPAAAPMMASYLDIAEAARAKGMRVAPPAVLLAGYLAAWFAFAAVCAVLQAVLAARLMLTPDIRLAAPQIAGGLLMLAGLYQFTPLKSACLVKCRRPMTVFMGGWRDDAGGIFKLGLAQGAYCVGCCWALMLAMFAVGLMNLAWMAAFAAIMVLEKTLGDPRYLKWGVGACLVATGAAAILA; from the coding sequence ATGAGCCTGGAGAATGGATTGCGCCGGATCGTGTGGCGCCCGCAATTTGCGGTGTGGGGCGCGGTCGGCCTGCTTGCGGGTGCGGCCTGGGTCTACCTGGCGTTCGCCGCCGCGGCGCTCGATCCGGCGTTCATGGGTGGAGCGGCCTCGCTGTTTCCCGACTGGACGGCGATGGTCGCCGCGCTGTGCCGGGTCGATCCGGCGGCGGGGGTTGCCGGGGCGGCGGCCACGGGCTTCGTCATGTGGGCCGCGATGTGCCTTGCGATGATGCTGCCGGCGGCCGCGCCCATGATGGCGAGCTATCTCGATATCGCGGAGGCGGCGCGGGCGAAGGGCATGCGCGTCGCCCCGCCGGCGGTGCTGCTCGCCGGCTATCTTGCGGCTTGGTTCGCCTTCGCGGCGGTGTGTGCCGTGCTCCAGGCGGTCCTTGCCGCGCGCCTGATGCTGACGCCCGACATCCGGCTCGCGGCTCCGCAGATCGCCGGCGGCCTTCTGATGCTCGCCGGGCTTTACCAGTTCACGCCGCTCAAATCGGCCTGTCTCGTCAAGTGCCGCCGGCCCATGACGGTCTTCATGGGCGGATGGCGCGACGATGCGGGCGGCATCTTCAAACTCGGGCTCGCGCAAGGGGCCTATTGCGTCGGATGCTGCTGGGCGCTGATGCTCGCCATGTTCGCCGTCGGCCTCATGAATCTCGCCTGGATGGCAGCGTTTGCCGCCATTATGGTTCTGGAGAAGACGCTCGGCGATCCGCGCTACCTGAAATGGGGCGTCGGGGCCTGCCTGGTCGCGACGGGCGCGGCGGCGATCCTCGCATGA
- a CDS encoding DUF1326 domain-containing protein, whose protein sequence is MADIEPWTLRGELMLSCNCTVFCPCVVSLGQHPPTEGHCQGWAGIRIDEGAYGETGLAGLNIGLLLDIPGRMSRGNWTAGVYVDERASDDQLAGLTRIFSGQARGTTHLLSILVGDFLGVHKAPIDYEVDGETRRFTIPKIIDGEIAPVAGADPDGGTRIVNSQYWIAPEIVVSQATRSRVRAFGRNWDFAGRSAELCRLDWAGP, encoded by the coding sequence ATGGCGGATATCGAACCGTGGACGCTCAGGGGAGAGCTGATGCTGAGCTGCAATTGCACGGTGTTCTGCCCGTGCGTCGTCTCGCTCGGCCAGCACCCGCCGACCGAGGGCCATTGCCAGGGTTGGGCGGGCATCCGGATCGACGAGGGGGCTTACGGGGAAACGGGCCTCGCCGGCCTCAATATCGGCCTCCTGCTCGACATTCCCGGTCGCATGAGCCGCGGCAACTGGACCGCCGGCGTCTATGTGGACGAGCGCGCGAGCGACGATCAGCTCGCGGGCCTCACGCGGATCTTCTCCGGCCAGGCGCGGGGCACGACCCATCTCCTGTCCATCCTCGTCGGCGACTTCCTGGGCGTCCATAAGGCGCCGATCGACTACGAGGTCGACGGCGAGACGCGCCGGTTCACGATCCCGAAGATCATCGACGGCGAGATCGCGCCGGTTGCCGGCGCCGACCCCGACGGCGGCACGCGCATCGTCAACAGCCAGTACTGGATCGCGCCGGAGATCGTGGTGAGCCAGGCGACCCGGAGCCGCGTGCGCGCCTTCGGCCGCAACTGGGACTTCGCCGGCCGCAGCGCCGAGCTCTGCCGGCTCGACTGGGCGGGCCCGTGA
- a CDS encoding peroxiredoxin, with amino-acid sequence MTLQIGETAPDFTAETTEGTIHFYDWVGDSWCILFSHPKDFTPVCTTELGSMAGYKPEFEKRNCKIIGLSIDPVDDHKRWVKDIQEVTGNAVNYPMIGDSDLAVAKAYGMLPASAGSSSQGRTAADNQTVRCVYVIGPDKTIKAVISYPMSTGRNFEEVLRLLDSIQLTAKHKVATPVNWKEGEDVIIVPAVSDEDAKKQYPEGWKTLKPYLRLVPEPKG; translated from the coding sequence ATGACTCTGCAAATCGGCGAAACCGCACCGGACTTCACCGCGGAAACGACCGAAGGCACCATCCATTTCTACGATTGGGTGGGCGATTCCTGGTGCATTCTGTTTTCCCACCCGAAGGACTTCACGCCGGTCTGCACCACCGAGCTCGGCTCGATGGCGGGCTACAAGCCGGAGTTCGAGAAGCGCAACTGCAAGATCATCGGCCTGAGCATCGATCCCGTCGACGATCACAAGCGCTGGGTGAAGGACATCCAGGAGGTCACCGGCAATGCCGTGAACTACCCGATGATCGGCGACAGCGACCTCGCCGTCGCCAAGGCCTACGGCATGCTTCCCGCGTCCGCCGGGTCCTCGTCGCAGGGTCGCACGGCCGCCGACAACCAGACGGTGCGCTGTGTCTATGTCATCGGGCCGGACAAGACCATCAAGGCCGTGATCTCCTACCCGATGAGCACCGGCCGCAATTTCGAGGAGGTCCTGCGGCTCCTCGACTCGATCCAGCTCACCGCGAAGCACAAGGTCGCCACGCCCGTGAACTGGAAGGAAGGCGAGGACGTCATCATCGTTCCGGCGGTGAGCGACGAGGATGCCAAGAAGCAGTATCCGGAGGGCTGGAAGACGCTGAAGCCCTATCTGCGCCTGGTTCCCGAGCCGAAGGGCTGA
- the lysM gene encoding peptidoglycan-binding protein LysM, whose amino-acid sequence MGLFDFIKDAGKALGIGGGDEAPTAEDVKKELESHNLGTDKVTVDVDGDKVVVKGDVASQEVLEKVIVAVGNTKGISKVETAVSVPDEKEPRFHTVKKGDTLWAVAEAAYGKGGGPRYTEIFEANRPMLSDPDKIYPGQVLRIP is encoded by the coding sequence ATGGGCCTGTTCGACTTCATCAAGGATGCCGGCAAGGCGCTCGGGATCGGCGGCGGCGACGAGGCGCCGACGGCGGAGGACGTCAAGAAGGAGCTCGAATCCCACAATCTCGGCACCGACAAGGTGACCGTCGACGTGGACGGAGACAAGGTGGTCGTCAAGGGCGATGTGGCGAGCCAGGAGGTCCTGGAGAAGGTCATCGTGGCTGTTGGCAACACGAAGGGTATTTCGAAGGTGGAAACGGCTGTTTCCGTTCCCGACGAGAAGGAGCCGCGCTTCCACACCGTGAAAAAGGGCGACACGCTGTGGGCTGTCGCCGAGGCCGCCTACGGCAAGGGCGGCGGTCCGCGCTACACCGAGATCTTCGAGGCCAACAGGCCCATGCTGTCGGACCCCGACAAGATCTATCCGGGCCAGGTGCTGCGCATTCCCTGA